A stretch of Mya arenaria isolate MELC-2E11 chromosome 14, ASM2691426v1 DNA encodes these proteins:
- the LOC128216492 gene encoding deoxynucleoside kinase-like — MPVVHHLFPRVLQSQLVPSSFRLVCKRWMSDSRGCESQRNMKFNVCIEGNIGSGKTTFLQHFQDLRPILEVVEEPIDQWRDFGGENPLAHLYSDPKRWSFTFQSLVTLTLLKKHDHPQTKPLRVMERSLYSATYCFIENLKNSGLLADVEYNVLTGWFDFLLKQGRVSVDLIVYLQTSPQTCFERIQTRNRPEERNITLDYLNQLHELHERWLVKKSDRKLITPPVLIIDGNKGKTDVRTSFADVKSEILKAIPNVSSRLEDKEENTSTAMHLT, encoded by the exons ATGCCGGTGGTCCATCATTTGTTTCCTAGAGTGCTACAAAGTCAGCTTGTGCCAAGCAGTTTCC GTTTGGTCTGCAAGAGATGGATGTCAGATTCGAGAGGTTGTGAAAGTCAAAGGAACATGAAATTCAAT GTATGCATAGAAGGCAACATTGGAAGTGGTAAAACAACATTCCTGCAACATTTCCAGGATTTGAGACCAATTCTAGAG GTAGTCGAGGAACCAATCGATCAATGGCGAGACTTTGGAGGCGAGAATCCCCTT GCTCACCTGTATTCAGATCCAAAAAGATGGTCGTTCACATTCCAGTCCCTCGTTACACTCACTTTGCTAAAGAAACATGATCATCCGCAG acaAAGCCATTGAGAGTGATGGAACGGTCCCTGTACAGTGCCACgtattgtttcattgaaaacctTAAGAACAG TGGACTTTTGGCAGATGTCGAATACAATGTGCTGACAGGGTGGTTTGACTTTCTGTTGAAACAGGGCAGAGTCAGTGTGGATCTTATAG TATATCTTCAAACATCCCCTCAAACCTGTTTTGAGAGAATACAGACTAGAAATCGACCAGAGGAAAGAAACATTACCTTG GATTACCTGAACCAGTTACATGAGTTACATGAGCGGTGGTTAGTTAAAAAATCTGACAGAAAACTGATAACACCTCCAGTCTTG ATCATTGATGGAAACAAAGGCAAAACGGACGTTAGAACATCGTTTGCTGATGTAAAAAGTGAAATACTCAAGGCCATTCCAAATGTTAGTTCTAGACTTGAGGACAAGGAAGAAAATACTTCGACAGCAATGCATTTGACCTGA